From Spongiibacter tropicus DSM 19543, a single genomic window includes:
- a CDS encoding SGNH/GDSL hydrolase family protein — translation MADEYTNAQKLAAVTAAFEEMFKGDDATDVTYDGETKPSVEKRFKHIIDDYGNIVDLTAAAEAAATGSQAAALQAAGAGHVYADTTSAQSNGVLSALINSGGTGGTDGQYDVSVTGDGGGALYRAVVSGGAIVLMQKVSAGANYTAAAFDFSGIAGLSGHDVDAVLGQNRAPGELYLVPISGGNGAARYYKNNAGTPYTEDDWVLASSAVVQSLFAEYSVESSYIPLFKTADDRVPLWLENFKLAAKGLSDGLLSSIEAYLAELGATITEGEPGYPDFTILTADDKVIFRYQDGVAYYYGKAPNVGAVDSRPRGASLFAYKTAIAKAIEGAGNAIKVALTGDSWRERWLIPQRIADKGYAAYGRGADGWLSVSSTDDAEGIGSRKPLNDAILVRSGWTLTDISEAAKTGLLAPDGHRIACSNTAGTLTYYGIRAVTLNIYYLDNEGDFRYRVDGGAWATVNAGVSGTTAKIEITGLSALGTHTLEIDTSVNTGTVTLFGFYATGIAGFEASKIANSGATAPQYASIAADESVQYILQDIGFDLVEACLGTNDFNQGVSLASYRSGLEALGGAYQGARAETGIVITSPPVCNTTGTYPMSSYRDKAAEAVKALDCEHFDLYSRFADFEAMDGLGVWGDDFHLNYIGGRLNAEELAAEFLLPFEV, via the coding sequence ATGGCCGATGAATACACCAATGCCCAAAAGCTCGCTGCGGTAACGGCTGCCTTTGAAGAGATGTTCAAGGGCGACGACGCTACCGACGTGACCTACGACGGCGAAACCAAGCCGAGCGTAGAAAAGCGCTTTAAGCACATTATTGATGACTACGGCAACATCGTGGATCTGACGGCGGCGGCTGAGGCGGCGGCTACTGGCTCTCAGGCTGCGGCCTTGCAAGCCGCGGGCGCGGGGCATGTTTATGCAGATACGACCTCGGCTCAGAGTAACGGTGTGCTCTCAGCATTAATCAATAGTGGCGGTACTGGCGGTACTGACGGTCAGTATGATGTTTCGGTAACTGGTGATGGTGGCGGGGCGCTATATCGCGCGGTGGTATCGGGTGGCGCCATCGTGTTGATGCAAAAAGTCAGCGCGGGAGCCAATTACACTGCAGCAGCCTTTGATTTTTCTGGTATCGCTGGGCTCAGTGGGCACGATGTGGATGCCGTGCTTGGGCAGAACCGGGCGCCGGGTGAGCTTTATCTGGTGCCCATCTCGGGTGGGAATGGTGCTGCCCGCTACTATAAAAATAATGCTGGAACGCCGTACACGGAAGACGATTGGGTGTTGGCGTCGTCAGCAGTGGTGCAGTCGTTGTTCGCTGAATATTCGGTGGAGTCATCTTACATTCCTCTTTTCAAAACCGCTGATGACAGGGTTCCGCTCTGGTTGGAGAACTTTAAGCTTGCAGCGAAGGGGTTGTCCGACGGATTGCTATCCAGTATCGAAGCCTACCTGGCTGAATTGGGCGCAACTATCACTGAGGGGGAGCCTGGATATCCTGACTTTACGATTCTGACGGCTGACGACAAGGTCATCTTTCGTTATCAGGATGGCGTTGCCTACTATTACGGTAAGGCGCCAAATGTTGGGGCTGTAGATAGTCGTCCCCGCGGAGCTAGTCTGTTTGCATATAAAACCGCGATTGCCAAGGCTATTGAGGGTGCTGGCAATGCAATAAAAGTTGCGCTCACGGGTGACTCCTGGCGCGAGCGGTGGCTCATTCCTCAGCGCATCGCTGACAAGGGGTATGCGGCTTACGGACGGGGGGCAGATGGGTGGTTGTCAGTATCGTCCACAGACGACGCGGAGGGTATAGGGTCTCGCAAGCCGCTGAACGATGCGATTCTGGTCCGCTCTGGATGGACGCTGACCGACATTAGTGAGGCTGCGAAAACAGGGCTGCTTGCGCCTGATGGGCATCGCATTGCGTGCAGCAACACTGCGGGTACTTTGACCTACTACGGAATTCGTGCAGTCACCCTGAATATCTACTATCTGGATAATGAGGGTGATTTCCGGTACCGAGTGGATGGCGGGGCCTGGGCAACGGTGAATGCCGGGGTATCTGGCACTACAGCTAAAATTGAGATTACCGGACTTTCTGCGCTCGGTACGCATACGCTCGAAATTGATACCTCGGTTAACACTGGCACGGTCACGCTGTTTGGATTCTACGCGACAGGAATCGCGGGGTTTGAGGCATCGAAAATTGCTAATAGTGGGGCGACGGCGCCGCAGTATGCCTCCATTGCCGCTGATGAGAGTGTGCAGTACATCCTGCAGGATATTGGCTTCGATCTGGTTGAGGCTTGTCTTGGTACCAATGATTTTAACCAAGGGGTGTCGCTGGCGAGCTATCGCTCAGGGCTTGAGGCGCTGGGTGGTGCCTATCAAGGTGCTCGGGCAGAGACCGGCATTGTTATCACTTCTCCACCGGTTTGTAACACAACCGGCACTTACCCTATGTCGTCCTACCGCGACAAAGCCGCCGAGGCGGTAAAGGCGCTGGATTGCGAGCATTTCGATCTGTATTCCCGGTTCGCCGACTTTGAGGCCATGGATGGCCTTGGGGTGTGGGGTGATGATTTTCATCTTAATTACATTGGTGGTCGCCTCAATGCTGAGGAGTTAGCCGCCGAGTTTTTACTTCCTTTTGAGGTATAA
- a CDS encoding nitrate reductase produces MTTDTTTSHTTCPYCGVGCGVEVSVCDGRVQPVKGIDNHPANYGRLCVKGSALHETLDHDERLLTPLIHGEPASWDAALQAVADKMKQVIADHGPDAVAFYGSGQLLTEDYYVANKLMKGFVGSANMDTNSRLCMASAVVAHKRAFGSDTVPGCYEDLEAADLLVLVGSNTAWAHPIVYQRIAAAKAARPEMKIVVIDPRRTATCDIADLHLPIRPGSDTLLFNGLLRYLHNERATNEAFLQQHCEGWETTLDATQYDEQLAQTIGVTPSALAQFFYWFKETPRTVTVFSQGVNQSRDGSDKANAIINVHLATGRIGKPGACPFSITGQPNAMGGREVGGLANQLAAHMDFGDDDADRVQRFWQSPNIAKHAGLKAVELFQAVAEGRIKFLWIMSTNPLVSMPDSDTVRAALQHCEMVVVSDCMRYTDTTAAADILLPAASWGEKNGTVTNSERRISRQRPFLSAPGEARPDWWIVSQVGQRLGFSDAFNYQHPADIFDEHARLSGFENHGQRDFDLSGLIGLSQTDYDAMLPVQWPVNAKYPQGRARFFDDGRFYTPNGKARLIPVRAQAPLSSSGDTLLLNTGRIRDHWHTMTRTGKSARLTQHSPEPYVDMHPIDAAQRGIIDGQIVALSNTQARSLLRVRITKDERQRPGELFAPMHWTSRYASRARVCTLITSDRDPHSGQPALKAGRVDVSPYPARYYGFLLSRRDIGPLPCDYWAYNRSADYHAYELADAGSADGLLQTLQRQFPGIEWLHVHDNAEQHYRLVGVEQGQLQCLLFTHRDHRVELGNRRWLLECFTSTSISDPERLALLAGRPREGSQDSGAIICSCFQVGETAIRQAIANGCDTTAALGKALKCGTNCGSCLPELTGLIETQCAITAESA; encoded by the coding sequence ATGACGACCGACACCACCACAAGCCATACCACCTGTCCCTACTGTGGCGTGGGCTGCGGCGTTGAGGTATCGGTTTGCGATGGTCGTGTTCAGCCGGTGAAAGGCATCGACAACCACCCCGCGAACTATGGTCGGCTGTGTGTGAAAGGTTCGGCATTGCATGAAACGCTGGACCACGACGAGCGCCTGCTTACCCCGCTGATTCACGGCGAGCCCGCGAGCTGGGACGCCGCCCTGCAAGCCGTTGCCGACAAGATGAAGCAGGTGATCGCCGATCACGGCCCGGATGCCGTGGCCTTTTATGGCTCTGGGCAGCTACTCACCGAAGACTACTACGTTGCCAACAAGCTGATGAAGGGCTTTGTCGGCAGCGCCAATATGGACACCAACTCTCGGCTTTGCATGGCCTCTGCGGTAGTCGCCCACAAACGCGCCTTCGGCAGCGATACCGTCCCCGGCTGCTACGAAGATTTGGAAGCCGCCGACTTGCTGGTACTGGTCGGCAGCAATACCGCCTGGGCCCACCCGATTGTTTACCAGCGCATCGCGGCAGCCAAGGCCGCCCGCCCCGAGATGAAGATTGTGGTGATTGATCCACGGCGCACCGCGACCTGTGATATCGCCGACCTTCACCTGCCGATCAGGCCCGGCAGTGATACCCTGCTGTTTAACGGTTTGCTGCGCTACCTGCACAACGAGCGGGCCACCAACGAAGCCTTTCTTCAGCAACACTGTGAAGGCTGGGAAACGACACTAGACGCCACACAGTATGATGAGCAGCTTGCACAAACCATCGGCGTCACGCCCTCCGCGCTTGCCCAGTTCTTTTACTGGTTCAAAGAAACGCCGCGCACCGTCACCGTATTCTCCCAAGGCGTGAATCAGAGCCGCGATGGCAGCGACAAAGCCAACGCCATTATTAATGTCCATCTGGCGACCGGCCGCATCGGCAAACCCGGAGCCTGCCCTTTTTCGATTACCGGCCAGCCCAATGCGATGGGTGGCCGGGAGGTAGGGGGGCTCGCCAATCAATTGGCTGCCCATATGGACTTCGGCGACGATGACGCAGACCGAGTGCAGCGCTTCTGGCAGTCACCGAATATCGCCAAACACGCGGGACTGAAAGCCGTTGAGCTGTTTCAGGCCGTCGCCGAAGGGCGCATCAAATTTCTGTGGATCATGTCCACCAATCCACTGGTAAGCATGCCCGATTCCGACACCGTGCGCGCTGCCCTGCAGCACTGCGAGATGGTGGTGGTATCGGATTGCATGCGATACACCGATACCACCGCGGCCGCCGACATCCTGCTGCCAGCCGCAAGCTGGGGGGAGAAAAACGGCACGGTGACGAATTCAGAGCGTCGCATTTCCCGGCAACGTCCTTTCCTGAGCGCGCCGGGTGAGGCCCGCCCGGACTGGTGGATCGTTTCTCAGGTCGGTCAGCGCCTGGGCTTTAGCGATGCCTTCAACTACCAACATCCCGCCGATATCTTCGACGAGCACGCCCGTCTGTCGGGCTTCGAAAATCACGGGCAGCGCGACTTTGACCTGTCGGGGCTCATCGGGCTTTCCCAAACCGACTACGACGCGATGCTGCCGGTACAGTGGCCGGTCAATGCCAAATACCCTCAAGGCCGTGCGCGCTTTTTCGATGACGGCCGTTTCTATACGCCGAATGGAAAAGCCCGGCTGATTCCCGTTCGAGCACAGGCACCGCTTTCAAGCAGTGGTGACACACTGTTGCTCAACACTGGCCGCATCCGCGACCACTGGCACACCATGACCCGCACCGGAAAATCTGCGCGGCTCACCCAGCACAGCCCTGAGCCCTATGTGGATATGCATCCCATCGATGCTGCACAGCGGGGCATTATCGATGGCCAGATCGTCGCGTTGTCGAATACACAGGCCCGCAGCTTGCTGCGTGTTCGTATTACCAAGGACGAGCGTCAGCGCCCCGGTGAGCTGTTTGCACCCATGCACTGGACCAGCCGCTATGCCAGTCGCGCACGCGTCTGCACGCTGATCACCAGTGATCGCGACCCGCACTCCGGCCAGCCAGCGCTGAAAGCCGGTCGCGTGGACGTCTCGCCCTACCCGGCACGCTACTACGGCTTTCTGCTCAGCCGCAGGGATATCGGCCCATTGCCCTGCGATTACTGGGCCTATAACCGAAGCGCGGATTACCACGCCTACGAACTGGCAGATGCGGGCAGTGCCGACGGGCTTCTCCAGACCCTGCAGCGTCAATTTCCGGGGATCGAATGGCTACATGTCCACGACAACGCTGAACAACACTATCGGCTGGTTGGCGTTGAACAGGGCCAGCTGCAATGTCTGCTCTTCACCCACCGAGACCACCGCGTAGAGCTGGGGAACCGGCGTTGGCTGTTGGAGTGTTTCACGTCGACGTCTATCAGTGACCCGGAACGACTGGCGCTGCTGGCCGGGCGACCACGGGAAGGCAGTCAGGACAGTGGTGCCATTATTTGCTCTTGCTTTCAGGTGGGAGAAACCGCCATTCGGCAAGCAATTGCCAACGGCTGCGACACAACGGCCGCGCTCGGCAAGGCGCTGAAATGCGGCACGAATTGCGGCTCCTGCCTGCCTGAGCTAACCGGCTTGATTGAGACGCAGTGCGCGATCACCGCCGAATCTGCATGA
- a CDS encoding host specificity factor TipJ family phage tail protein, whose protein sequence is MASIAIYDQLGDSLGSFRAPVGCTLAAWLAEQAPSYTDLPVPPYLAELNGQAWEYADHARRPLAEADHVVLTLRARDPVTLAVNYLIADTAYQVYRAINLDIPGYQSSTPEGASSYNLNVRANRARLNGIIPEIAGSFPRYPDLLTGIRRVYEDQKEVLYLAYPLGVGRYNTGLANVYVGETTAALYNDALTANFYGPGDDLGADEAAQNWVTSVEIGGSRSASGLELIYEAGAELICDLAETEIVVIGEGGLPVSSDFDAGEVIEISTGPDAVVGYYYITAKEVSSPYAMTVDRLLSASASDVDPDWQGFSPVGEVAYEDIALDIDRVPSVDAGPWSNWYSVGVDGRDTLAVEVDYRFPAGLLRVTGGGSDVAYTVKFEVQLDYDGAPSPESVLLEHTDKTRDALLYTWRDDFAGPRSGVRVRFRRHTRSHTSLRYTDNLEIVQVKARLPQANSYDDVSVMTLRMVGTNTLAASAENKINIRGDSRLLPTLANLKDHLENGTPLVYSATSSIARFVCWTLFDMLGDEALDAIDWARFGELETLWESRGDTLNGEFTDETTLWEALRLMLAPGFAEPLPREGRVTAVRKQSGTVDDIRHFYTPDVMLGEGVQWSESWYNDAEPDGIDIEIIDPDTGKAKVVECRLPGDLGGKPKRIQLIGVTDEVQAWRYGMRERRRLFYKPGSLSFDTELDGLNSLPGDFIAVASDLDLEQYGVVRGFDDVDVVTLDRVLEWSGAGPFFIAFRKDTGRMSDLFEVQAVSAQSRAVRLLAPSNLDFTFALDPSLEPTCYSFGTEDEWASLAVVTEISPTGFGDGKPRVSIVAEEYVAEIYADDNNLPPS, encoded by the coding sequence ATGGCATCTATTGCGATTTACGACCAGCTGGGCGACTCGCTTGGCAGCTTCCGTGCGCCTGTTGGTTGCACGCTGGCGGCCTGGTTGGCCGAGCAGGCGCCCAGCTATACCGATTTGCCGGTGCCGCCCTACCTGGCGGAATTGAACGGTCAGGCGTGGGAGTATGCAGACCACGCGCGGCGTCCGCTCGCTGAGGCGGACCATGTAGTGCTCACGCTGCGTGCGCGTGATCCGGTCACGCTGGCAGTGAACTACCTGATTGCCGATACCGCCTACCAGGTGTACCGGGCAATCAACCTTGATATTCCCGGCTATCAGAGCAGCACGCCAGAGGGGGCGAGTAGCTACAACCTCAATGTGCGGGCGAACCGCGCGCGCCTCAATGGCATTATTCCGGAGATTGCAGGGAGCTTTCCGCGCTACCCGGATTTGCTCACGGGCATTCGCCGCGTTTACGAAGATCAAAAGGAAGTGCTTTACCTCGCGTATCCGCTGGGGGTGGGGCGGTATAACACCGGTCTGGCGAATGTGTACGTGGGCGAGACGACGGCGGCCCTCTACAACGATGCGTTAACGGCCAACTTCTATGGCCCCGGCGATGACCTGGGTGCTGACGAAGCGGCGCAGAACTGGGTAACCAGCGTGGAGATTGGCGGAAGTCGCAGTGCGTCTGGGCTTGAGCTGATTTACGAGGCCGGTGCTGAACTGATTTGCGATCTGGCAGAGACTGAGATCGTGGTAATAGGCGAAGGCGGGCTGCCAGTCAGTTCAGACTTTGACGCGGGTGAGGTGATAGAGATTAGCACCGGCCCAGATGCGGTGGTGGGCTACTACTACATCACCGCCAAAGAGGTGTCCTCTCCCTATGCCATGACAGTGGATCGACTGTTGTCGGCCAGTGCCAGCGATGTGGACCCGGATTGGCAAGGCTTCTCCCCGGTAGGTGAGGTGGCTTACGAGGACATTGCGCTCGATATCGACCGCGTGCCCAGCGTGGATGCCGGGCCTTGGTCCAACTGGTACAGCGTGGGAGTGGATGGCCGCGATACGCTGGCCGTGGAAGTGGATTACCGATTCCCGGCGGGTTTGCTGCGGGTTACCGGTGGCGGGTCAGATGTGGCCTACACCGTGAAATTTGAAGTGCAACTCGATTACGATGGCGCGCCCAGCCCGGAAAGTGTGCTGCTTGAGCATACCGACAAAACCCGCGATGCCCTGTTGTACACCTGGCGCGATGACTTCGCTGGCCCGCGCTCCGGCGTGCGGGTGCGTTTTCGCCGGCATACGCGTTCGCATACCAGCCTGCGCTATACCGACAATCTGGAAATTGTGCAGGTAAAAGCCCGGCTGCCGCAGGCCAACAGTTACGACGATGTATCGGTAATGACCTTGCGCATGGTGGGTACCAACACCTTGGCGGCCAGTGCCGAGAATAAAATCAACATTCGCGGCGACAGCCGTCTGCTGCCAACGCTCGCGAACCTTAAAGACCATCTGGAAAACGGCACGCCGCTGGTGTACTCGGCCACCAGCAGTATTGCGCGTTTCGTCTGCTGGACCCTGTTCGACATGCTGGGTGACGAAGCGCTGGATGCGATCGACTGGGCGCGCTTCGGCGAGCTGGAAACCTTGTGGGAAAGTCGCGGTGACACGCTGAATGGCGAATTCACCGACGAAACCACCCTGTGGGAGGCGCTGCGCCTGATGCTGGCGCCCGGCTTTGCAGAGCCGCTGCCGCGCGAAGGTCGAGTCACGGCGGTGCGCAAGCAGTCCGGAACCGTCGACGACATCAGGCATTTTTACACGCCAGACGTGATGCTGGGTGAGGGCGTGCAGTGGTCAGAAAGTTGGTACAACGACGCCGAGCCCGACGGCATCGATATTGAAATTATCGACCCCGATACCGGCAAGGCCAAGGTCGTGGAGTGTCGCCTGCCGGGCGACCTTGGCGGCAAGCCAAAGCGTATTCAGCTCATTGGTGTAACCGATGAGGTGCAGGCCTGGCGCTACGGTATGCGTGAGCGGCGACGCCTGTTTTATAAGCCCGGCAGCCTGTCGTTTGATACCGAGCTGGATGGCCTCAACAGCTTGCCCGGCGACTTTATCGCCGTCGCCAGTGATCTCGACCTTGAGCAATACGGTGTTGTGCGCGGCTTTGATGATGTCGATGTCGTCACGCTAGATCGCGTGCTGGAGTGGAGCGGTGCGGGGCCGTTCTTCATCGCCTTTCGCAAAGACACCGGCCGCATGTCAGATCTGTTTGAAGTGCAGGCCGTCTCTGCTCAGTCGCGCGCCGTGCGTCTGCTGGCGCCCAGTAACCTCGATTTTACTTTTGCTCTCGATCCGTCACTGGAGCCGACTTGCTACAGCTTCGGTACCGAAGACGAGTGGGCGTCGCTGGCGGTGGTCACCGAGATATCGCCCACGGGTTTTGGCGATGGCAAGCCGCGTGTCTCCATCGTTGCCGAAGAATACGTGGCGGAGATCTACGCCGACGACAACAACCTGCCGCCCAGCTGA
- the cobA gene encoding uroporphyrinogen-III C-methyltransferase produces the protein MMTGPNQPTHSGNRVWLVGAGPGDPELLTLKAVRLIESADVVLYDSLISPEILAYIPSASRRVHVGKRCGAHKLSQEEINRLLYRCAKKYPRVVRLKGGDPFVFGRGGEEMDYLQQRGITVSIVPGISAAIACAAAVNIPLTHRDWGNSLILESGHRQQAPAPDNAQLPTRVFYMGLRQAASIQARLLQEGLLPQTPVALILNGSRPNQQLLCGRLDELPTLAAQAQNDDAGLIIVGDVTRFAKPAAQLDEAVA, from the coding sequence ATGATGACTGGACCGAATCAACCCACACATTCCGGCAATCGCGTCTGGCTGGTAGGCGCTGGCCCCGGCGACCCGGAGTTACTGACGCTGAAGGCCGTTCGCTTGATCGAGTCTGCGGATGTTGTGCTCTATGACAGTTTGATCAGCCCGGAGATTTTGGCCTATATCCCCAGCGCCAGTCGCCGCGTCCACGTTGGCAAACGCTGTGGCGCCCACAAACTGTCGCAAGAGGAAATCAATCGTCTGCTGTACCGCTGCGCAAAGAAATATCCTCGCGTAGTGCGATTGAAAGGCGGCGATCCCTTTGTATTTGGTCGCGGCGGTGAAGAGATGGACTACCTGCAGCAACGCGGCATTACCGTCTCCATCGTGCCCGGCATCAGTGCCGCCATTGCCTGCGCTGCGGCGGTGAATATCCCCCTCACCCATCGGGACTGGGGCAACTCTCTGATTCTGGAGAGCGGCCACCGTCAGCAAGCGCCTGCACCTGACAATGCCCAGCTCCCAACACGGGTGTTTTACATGGGGCTACGGCAGGCGGCATCTATTCAGGCACGTCTGCTTCAAGAAGGCTTGCTACCACAAACACCGGTGGCCCTCATCCTCAATGGCAGTCGACCCAACCAGCAATTACTGTGCGGTCGACTCGACGAACTGCCGACATTAGCGGCACAGGCGCAAAATGACGATGCCGGACTGATCATCGTGGGTGACGTCACGCGCTTCGCCAAACCCGCTGCACAACTTGATGAAGCCGTCGCCTGA
- a CDS encoding nitrate regulatory protein yields the protein MTNTQPRPESMSASQLSSQDFLLAAKQAEIHSLKQLELSCGLVTHVTALIHELQRERGLSNIYLVSRGSRGGDTRAHQLGLSTFAVDAFREALDSLELNSMTSAATLLNRIAVVLHRLDSLDALRQQVNAREIAAANNTDEYNQLIADLLALIFEAADISGDPQITQALVAMFNFLQGKEYAGQERAWGVIGFSAGEFSKNIIDRLNGLQYAQQRCLDIFSDVASTDALHCWESQTNDSSYSELARMRQMIRRYEPGEQLPTTMAEIWYELTTHRIDAMQRCEQRLAQELLTLCEAKIDAAEMDLQQHHRQLATLSDTVPLSSLGDEDDNADTTLSIGPGVNVRVARSIFDLVQHQAERLRELNDALGQARQTLEERKLIDKAKGILIKSRNITEEQAYRQLREAAMSNNKRMVDVAANVISVAEMLDG from the coding sequence ATGACCAATACGCAACCCCGGCCAGAATCCATGTCAGCCAGCCAGTTAAGCAGCCAGGACTTTTTGCTTGCCGCCAAGCAGGCAGAAATCCACTCTCTCAAACAGCTCGAACTCAGCTGCGGCCTTGTCACGCACGTGACCGCACTTATACACGAACTTCAGCGCGAGCGCGGACTCAGCAATATCTACCTGGTCTCTCGGGGATCGCGGGGCGGCGATACACGGGCGCACCAGCTCGGCTTGAGTACCTTTGCCGTAGATGCCTTTCGCGAAGCACTGGACAGCCTTGAACTGAATTCCATGACGAGCGCGGCCACGCTGCTCAACCGTATCGCCGTGGTTTTGCACCGGCTCGACAGCTTGGACGCCCTTCGCCAGCAGGTTAATGCAAGGGAAATCGCCGCCGCCAACAATACCGATGAATACAACCAGCTGATTGCCGACCTGCTGGCGCTGATCTTCGAGGCAGCAGATATTTCCGGCGACCCACAAATTACCCAGGCTCTGGTCGCCATGTTTAATTTTTTGCAGGGTAAAGAATATGCCGGGCAGGAACGCGCATGGGGAGTGATTGGTTTCAGTGCCGGCGAATTCAGCAAAAACATCATCGACCGACTGAACGGCCTGCAATATGCGCAACAGCGCTGCCTGGATATTTTTAGTGATGTCGCCAGTACTGACGCCCTGCATTGCTGGGAATCCCAGACCAATGACAGTAGCTACTCAGAGCTGGCGCGCATGCGCCAGATGATTCGACGCTACGAACCCGGCGAACAGTTGCCCACCACAATGGCCGAGATCTGGTATGAACTGACCACCCACCGTATTGACGCCATGCAGCGCTGCGAACAACGTCTGGCTCAGGAGCTGCTGACACTCTGCGAGGCGAAGATCGACGCCGCAGAAATGGACCTGCAGCAGCATCACCGTCAACTGGCAACGCTCAGCGACACCGTACCGCTATCCTCGCTCGGCGATGAAGACGATAACGCCGACACGACGCTCAGTATTGGCCCCGGCGTCAACGTGCGGGTCGCCCGCAGTATTTTCGACCTGGTGCAGCATCAGGCGGAACGTCTTCGCGAGCTGAACGATGCGCTGGGGCAGGCCCGGCAGACGCTGGAAGAACGCAAACTGATTGATAAAGCGAAGGGGATTTTGATCAAGTCACGCAACATCACTGAGGAACAGGCCTACCGACAGCTACGCGAGGCGGCGATGAGCAACAATAAACGTATGGTCGATGTTGCTGCCAATGTGATCAGTGTGGCGGAAATGCTGGATGGCTGA
- a CDS encoding SOS response-associated peptidase, whose protein sequence is MCGGYSLRKSQASWQRAFGFSLDDGTGSDRVMVRPGELIPLVRAGEGGVEKADLLWGRTTARMPRPIINARAETIFEKPTFKRAILERRCLIPADGWYEWVPEVDGPLSAQQARELGLTRAGKRRKYYKFSGGETFFFAGIYGNGQVKRGGQWLPAEAAIIITTEACLQIHESGHRRQPVILKPDQFDDWLSPERGDVSEISTALQSREYNNLIIESQ, encoded by the coding sequence ATGTGTGGCGGATATTCACTCAGAAAAAGCCAGGCGAGCTGGCAGCGGGCTTTCGGGTTTTCCCTCGATGATGGGACGGGCTCTGACCGGGTGATGGTTCGCCCTGGAGAGCTGATTCCGCTAGTGCGCGCCGGTGAGGGAGGGGTGGAGAAGGCGGATCTGCTATGGGGACGTACGACGGCTCGCATGCCTCGGCCAATCATCAATGCCCGCGCTGAAACTATTTTTGAAAAGCCTACCTTCAAGCGCGCCATCCTTGAGCGGCGCTGCCTGATACCCGCCGACGGTTGGTATGAATGGGTGCCTGAAGTAGATGGCCCGCTCTCTGCGCAACAAGCCCGCGAGCTCGGTCTAACTCGTGCCGGAAAGCGGCGCAAGTACTACAAGTTCTCAGGCGGCGAGACTTTCTTTTTCGCCGGTATCTACGGCAACGGCCAAGTCAAGCGAGGCGGCCAATGGCTGCCCGCCGAAGCTGCTATCATCATCACCACCGAAGCCTGTCTCCAAATCCATGAAAGCGGCCACCGCCGTCAGCCCGTCATTCTCAAGCCCGACCAATTCGATGATTGGCTAAGCCCTGAGCGCGGTGATGTGAGCGAAATCAGCACAGCGCTGCAAAGCCGCGAATATAACAATCTGATTATCGAATCTCAGTAA